Proteins co-encoded in one Spirosoma endbachense genomic window:
- a CDS encoding deiodinase-like protein, translated as MNMWQVKNLYWVSAIAMLVFGCENANNDKIPIDTDKIVLMTSKGIKNNYKNFDKIGYKKGDKILDFTLFSLDGIRFNFSEILKINKPILLISGSYTCDITRRNMVDINSIAAKYKNFVDVYFIYTIDAHPSDTAGPYSKDNRLQLTSENIKEHIDAKQPKTYGERKLLARLLQQKSYVIPPILIDNPANSFWLSFGQSPNTAYLIKPNGTVYFRQTWFRFRDLDEIIRAIIRQ; from the coding sequence ATGAACATGTGGCAAGTGAAAAACCTATACTGGGTGTCTGCTATAGCTATGCTTGTATTTGGTTGTGAGAATGCAAATAATGATAAAATACCGATAGATACCGACAAAATTGTCTTAATGACGTCAAAAGGTATTAAAAATAATTATAAAAATTTTGATAAAATTGGCTATAAAAAAGGAGATAAAATTCTGGATTTTACCTTATTTTCTCTCGATGGAATCCGTTTTAATTTTTCGGAAATATTAAAAATCAATAAACCTATTTTATTGATTTCAGGCAGTTATACATGTGATATTACCCGCCGTAATATGGTTGATATAAACTCAATAGCTGCCAAATATAAAAACTTTGTTGATGTATATTTTATCTACACCATTGATGCTCATCCTTCAGATACTGCGGGGCCATATTCAAAAGATAACCGCTTGCAATTAACCTCTGAAAACATCAAAGAACATATTGATGCCAAACAACCTAAAACGTATGGCGAACGAAAACTGCTAGCCAGGCTCTTACAGCAGAAAAGCTATGTTATTCCCCCTATCCTTATCGATAATCCAGCTAATAGTTTTTGGTTGTCTTTTGGTCAGTCGCCTAATACGGCCTATTTAATTAAACCAAACGGAACAGTCTATTTTAGACAAACGTGGTTTCGTTTTCGTGATTTAGATGAGATAATCAGAGCTATTATTCGGCAATAG
- a CDS encoding peptide MFS transporter has protein sequence MEATIEKPVNEATLFGHPMGLFVLFFTEMWERFSYYGMRAILLLFLIDNVRGGMGLTEADGAAIYGIYTASVYLLSLPGGWIADNLLGQRKSILYGGIVIMLGHIILAIPSGPGLFYAGLCTVAIGTGLLKPNISSLVGELYPEGGARKDAAFSIFYMGINTGSLLGISIVGYLGQKISWHYGFGAAAIAMALGIITFRMFGQKYLGDRGLFVVPTSVGDEKSSTGNRSLLVFLAVLVAILAGLQLAGVIDMTTAQGLAQAMGTIISLIAVSYFVYILAAGGLDSVEKKRVVVLFVFFLASALFWAGNEQQGSSLQIFADRYTDLNLFGWQMPSSWFQNLNPAFILIFSPVLAALWVFLFKRKIDFAVPAKFATSLLLLGLAYVVMVVASRLALSGTGVRTSPFFLAFTYLFFTLGELFLSPVGLSAFSKLSPKRYTSQLMGLWFVGTSLGNLIAGLFAGGFDEKNVHQMPEMFQKVAYFSLGFGFLLLVLVKPLKKWMGGIE, from the coding sequence ATGGAAGCTACTATTGAGAAGCCCGTTAATGAGGCCACGCTTTTCGGCCATCCGATGGGCCTTTTCGTCTTATTTTTTACCGAAATGTGGGAGCGGTTCAGCTACTATGGTATGCGAGCCATTCTGCTGCTGTTTCTAATTGATAATGTTCGGGGTGGGATGGGCTTGACCGAAGCTGATGGGGCCGCTATTTATGGCATTTATACCGCTTCTGTTTACCTGCTTTCGCTGCCTGGAGGCTGGATTGCCGACAACCTGCTGGGGCAGCGCAAATCGATCCTGTACGGCGGCATAGTCATTATGCTCGGTCATATCATTTTAGCCATTCCATCGGGACCCGGATTGTTCTATGCCGGCCTCTGCACGGTTGCCATTGGAACGGGATTGCTGAAACCCAATATTAGCAGCCTTGTAGGCGAACTTTATCCTGAAGGCGGTGCTCGTAAAGACGCTGCCTTTTCTATTTTCTACATGGGTATCAATACTGGGTCGTTGCTCGGTATTTCGATCGTAGGCTATCTGGGACAGAAAATTAGCTGGCACTACGGATTTGGAGCCGCAGCTATCGCAATGGCGCTAGGTATCATTACTTTCAGGATGTTCGGCCAAAAATACCTCGGCGACCGGGGGCTCTTTGTGGTACCAACATCCGTTGGAGATGAAAAGTCGTCGACGGGCAATCGTTCGCTATTGGTGTTCCTGGCTGTGTTGGTGGCAATTCTGGCCGGTTTGCAACTGGCCGGAGTGATCGATATGACAACCGCGCAGGGGCTGGCTCAGGCAATGGGCACGATTATTTCGCTCATCGCTGTAAGTTACTTTGTTTATATTCTGGCTGCGGGTGGGCTCGATAGTGTCGAGAAAAAGCGGGTTGTCGTTCTATTCGTATTTTTTCTGGCATCAGCTTTATTCTGGGCGGGAAATGAACAACAAGGATCATCACTGCAAATTTTTGCCGATCGCTATACCGACCTTAACCTGTTTGGGTGGCAGATGCCTTCGAGCTGGTTTCAAAATCTAAATCCCGCTTTTATCCTCATTTTTTCGCCGGTTCTGGCGGCTTTATGGGTTTTCCTGTTCAAGCGAAAGATTGATTTTGCTGTTCCTGCCAAATTTGCGACTAGCCTACTGCTGCTTGGATTAGCTTATGTCGTTATGGTAGTAGCCTCCCGGCTGGCTCTTAGTGGTACTGGCGTTCGTACATCGCCTTTCTTTCTGGCATTTACGTATCTGTTCTTTACCCTTGGCGAACTGTTTTTGAGCCCCGTCGGGTTGAGTGCCTTTTCCAAATTATCCCCCAAACGCTATACTAGCCAGCTAATGGGCCTGTGGTTCGTAGGTACATCACTGGGGAACCTGATCGCCGGTCTGTTTGCGGGCGGATTCGATGAGAAAAATGTGCACCAGATGCCCGAAATGTTCCAGAAAGTTGCCTATTTCAGTCTGGGGTTTGGCTTTCTGCTTTTGGTACTTGTTAAGCCACTGAAGAAATGGATGGGAGGAATTGAGTAG
- a CDS encoding Kelch repeat-containing protein, which produces MNDTSPLAGGWHPRSDLSGTARNAAVTFTIGDLAFVGTGANTDKDPLADFWQYDPAKNSWTQIADFPGKARSEAVGFTIGDKGYVGTGLDRVTGNLLQDFYAYDAVANKWTPIADFGGSARRSAIAFTVEGIGFVATGSDGAEQKDLWAYTPATDSWTRKADFGGRARLGAATFVINNIAYLGTGSTNNVNQNDFWAYDASKDVWKERRNFTGTSIARSYSVGFSINKMGYLITGACTQRSGDYDVWAYDPTDDSWDTKSSFEGTARTRAVGFATSSKGYITTGSSGQTRFNDLWEFTPDGN; this is translated from the coding sequence ATGAATGATACGTCACCCCTTGCCGGAGGCTGGCATCCAAGGTCAGATCTTAGCGGAACAGCTCGAAATGCGGCTGTAACATTTACCATTGGTGATCTGGCTTTTGTCGGAACCGGGGCCAATACCGATAAAGACCCACTTGCTGACTTCTGGCAGTATGATCCGGCAAAAAATTCCTGGACACAAATTGCCGACTTCCCCGGAAAAGCCCGTAGTGAAGCGGTTGGTTTTACTATTGGCGATAAAGGCTACGTTGGAACCGGCCTTGACCGGGTTACGGGCAATTTGCTACAGGATTTCTATGCGTATGATGCGGTCGCCAATAAGTGGACTCCGATAGCCGATTTTGGCGGGTCGGCCAGACGGTCGGCCATTGCATTTACCGTAGAGGGGATCGGTTTTGTAGCGACGGGGTCTGACGGTGCCGAACAGAAAGACTTATGGGCCTATACTCCCGCGACAGATTCCTGGACGCGTAAGGCAGATTTTGGCGGCCGGGCACGGCTTGGTGCCGCAACTTTTGTTATTAACAACATAGCTTATCTTGGAACAGGAAGCACCAATAATGTGAATCAAAATGATTTCTGGGCTTATGATGCCTCGAAAGACGTCTGGAAAGAGCGTCGGAATTTTACCGGAACATCCATCGCCCGTTCCTACAGCGTCGGTTTTTCGATTAATAAAATGGGATATCTCATAACAGGTGCCTGTACACAGCGTTCAGGCGATTACGACGTATGGGCGTATGATCCCACCGATGATTCCTGGGATACCAAATCGTCGTTTGAAGGGACGGCCCGAACACGAGCGGTTGGCTTTGCTACCAGCTCCAAAGGCTATATAACGACGGGGTCAAGCGGTCAGACGCGGTTTAATGATTTATGGGAGTTTACGCCGGATGGTAATTAG
- a CDS encoding translation initiation factor produces MSKKNRSGIVYSTNPDFDYQSDDQSEAETIPPAQQNLKIWLEKLGGNKVVTSIRGFIGTNADLTDLGKQLKTACGAGGSTKDNEILIQGDHRDKVLTWLTGKGYKVKKAGG; encoded by the coding sequence ATGAGCAAGAAAAACCGCAGTGGCATTGTTTACTCAACCAATCCAGACTTTGATTACCAATCTGACGATCAGTCGGAAGCCGAAACAATACCTCCAGCCCAGCAAAACCTGAAAATCTGGCTAGAGAAATTAGGCGGCAATAAGGTCGTAACAAGTATACGCGGTTTTATCGGCACCAATGCTGATTTGACAGATCTCGGTAAGCAACTAAAAACCGCCTGTGGTGCAGGCGGTTCAACAAAAGACAACGAAATCCTGATTCAGGGTGACCACCGCGACAAAGTACTGACGTGGCTCACAGGCAAAGGTTATAAAGTGAAGAAAGCAGGCGGATAA
- a CDS encoding peptidoglycan DD-metalloendopeptidase family protein — MLLPFNFQKDTYLLLNLSATNPDLALLDLTDTHLFTDYISGKLQEAGVKVGLGGYNEHRVIYRRSEHFNTQEEPREIHLGIDFWAEAGTPVFAPLAGIVHSFQDNANFGDYGPTIILEHTFGRKPLYSLYGHLTRSSLNGLYVGKQIDVDDKIGEIGPYPENGDWPPHLHFQLMTDMLGRQGDFPGVCTISDRAKFLAICPNPNDLLGIRGL, encoded by the coding sequence ATGCTTCTTCCCTTCAATTTCCAGAAAGATACCTATTTACTACTCAACTTGTCGGCCACAAATCCTGACCTGGCATTGCTTGATTTAACCGATACGCACCTCTTTACTGATTATATTTCCGGGAAACTACAGGAAGCAGGCGTTAAAGTCGGCCTTGGTGGTTATAACGAACACCGCGTCATTTACCGTCGCAGCGAACACTTTAATACCCAGGAAGAACCCCGCGAGATTCACCTCGGCATTGACTTCTGGGCCGAAGCCGGAACGCCCGTCTTTGCACCCTTAGCCGGGATCGTCCATAGCTTTCAGGACAATGCCAACTTCGGCGACTATGGCCCAACCATTATTCTGGAACATACTTTTGGCAGGAAACCGCTCTATAGCCTCTACGGTCATCTTACGCGTTCGTCGCTGAATGGGCTATATGTGGGAAAGCAAATTGACGTCGACGATAAAATCGGGGAGATTGGCCCCTACCCCGAAAATGGTGACTGGCCTCCACACCTCCATTTTCAACTCATGACCGATATGCTTGGCCGCCAGGGTGACTTTCCTGGCGTTTGCACAATAAGCGATCGTGCGAAGTTTCTGGCGATCTGCCCGAATCCCAATGATCTTCTGGGCATTCGGGGTTTATAA
- a CDS encoding LytR/AlgR family response regulator transcription factor, which translates to MTFPLKTILIDDEPLAISRLRRLLIKYNDTFEVIGDASNGAEGLTLIEAERPDVIFLDIEMPLLNGFEMLSRLTAMPLVVFATAFDQYAIRAFEENSVDYLLKPVEADRLARTAQKIRSLVERNDPSELGSGPMSDNLMRLLAQMQPKKEIYSISVKTGEKIRLVPLSDIAFFEAEDKYVFLATMDGQKFLTTYTLTTLNEKLPDTFVRVSRSVMVNRHKIAEIHKHFDGKFLLAMSDKKGTKLTTGSTYGEAVRQMLEL; encoded by the coding sequence ATGACATTCCCGCTCAAAACCATACTTATTGACGATGAGCCACTGGCTATTAGCCGGTTACGCCGTCTTCTCATCAAATACAATGATACGTTTGAGGTTATAGGCGACGCATCGAACGGGGCCGAAGGTTTAACGCTGATCGAAGCAGAGCGCCCGGATGTAATTTTTTTAGACATCGAGATGCCATTGCTCAACGGCTTCGAAATGCTTTCGCGACTCACAGCCATGCCGCTGGTTGTGTTTGCCACGGCTTTCGATCAGTATGCGATTCGGGCATTTGAAGAAAACTCGGTCGATTATTTACTAAAGCCCGTTGAAGCAGATCGATTGGCTCGTACAGCGCAGAAAATCAGGTCATTGGTCGAGCGAAACGATCCATCAGAGTTAGGCAGCGGCCCGATGTCGGACAATTTAATGCGGCTTTTGGCCCAGATGCAGCCGAAGAAAGAAATCTACTCAATCTCGGTAAAAACGGGCGAAAAAATCCGGCTGGTTCCTCTGTCAGACATTGCTTTTTTTGAAGCCGAAGACAAATATGTTTTCCTGGCTACGATGGACGGGCAGAAGTTTCTGACAACCTATACGCTGACAACACTCAACGAAAAGCTGCCCGACACGTTTGTCCGCGTGAGCCGGTCGGTGATGGTCAATCGGCATAAAATTGCCGAAATCCATAAGCATTTCGACGGCAAATTCCTGCTGGCCATGAGCGATAAGAAAGGTACCAAGCTGACAACGGGCAGTACCTATGGCGAAGCTGTGCGGCAGATGCTGGAACTTTAA
- a CDS encoding M20/M25/M40 family metallo-hydrolase yields MNEHSKNFLYQYLNNASPTGFESSGQQIWLDYLKPYIDEHIVDTYGTAVGVIGPGKDYKVVIEAHSDEISWFVNFISDDGYLFVRRNGGSDAVIAPSMRVNLHTKKGVVEGVFGWPAIHVRDLAKDTAPKVTDLFIDIGAATKQEVLDMGVHVGTVCTFSDGLMELNDRYFVGRALDNRMGGFMIAEVARLLKENNVTLPFTLYVVNAVQEEIGLRGAEMIARRLRPDLAICTDVTHDTQSPRYDKKEQGDLKCGDGPVLCYGPAVQNNVLDFMIGVADQQSIAFQRQAVSRSTGTDTDAFAYATEGIASALISLPLKYMHTTVETVHKDDVQNVIKLMYETLLALKGGEDFRYIK; encoded by the coding sequence ATGAACGAACACAGTAAAAACTTTCTGTATCAGTACCTTAATAATGCCTCGCCAACTGGCTTTGAATCGTCGGGGCAGCAGATCTGGCTGGATTACCTAAAGCCTTATATCGACGAGCATATTGTGGATACCTACGGCACGGCAGTAGGAGTCATAGGGCCAGGGAAAGACTATAAAGTGGTCATTGAGGCTCACTCCGATGAGATTTCATGGTTCGTCAATTTTATTTCTGACGACGGTTATCTATTCGTCCGACGAAATGGTGGTTCCGATGCCGTTATAGCTCCTTCCATGCGAGTCAATCTACATACCAAAAAGGGTGTTGTAGAAGGCGTATTTGGCTGGCCAGCTATCCACGTCCGCGACCTCGCTAAAGACACTGCCCCTAAAGTAACTGATCTGTTTATCGATATTGGTGCAGCAACCAAACAGGAAGTGCTGGATATGGGAGTCCACGTCGGTACGGTGTGTACGTTCTCTGATGGCTTGATGGAGTTAAACGATCGCTATTTCGTTGGTCGCGCCCTGGATAACCGCATGGGCGGGTTTATGATCGCTGAAGTTGCCCGGCTCCTGAAAGAAAATAACGTAACGCTGCCATTTACGCTGTATGTGGTCAACGCGGTTCAGGAAGAAATCGGTTTACGTGGGGCCGAAATGATTGCCCGTCGGCTCCGGCCCGATCTTGCCATTTGTACCGATGTGACACACGACACCCAATCGCCGAGATACGATAAAAAAGAGCAGGGAGATCTTAAATGTGGCGATGGTCCGGTGTTGTGTTATGGTCCTGCGGTACAAAACAATGTGCTTGATTTTATGATCGGTGTTGCTGACCAGCAAAGCATTGCATTCCAGCGGCAGGCCGTTAGTCGTTCGACCGGAACGGATACCGACGCCTTTGCCTACGCCACTGAAGGCATTGCGTCTGCGCTGATCTCACTTCCGTTGAAATACATGCATACAACTGTCGAAACTGTTCACAAAGACGATGTTCAGAATGTGATTAAACTCATGTATGAAACGTTGCTGGCGTTGAAAGGTGGAGAAGATTTCCGCTATATCAAATAA